Proteins encoded together in one Plasmodium vivax chromosome 6, whole genome shotgun sequence window:
- a CDS encoding hypothetical protein (encoded by transcript PVX_001620A) has translation MAVVFPKASNILRMQNFQGFSTKKVNSPIYKYCCIYYIVLQEDETPFDTQKLYNPLIGYKYLDEIFDICNNYAEGLNIEMIKRMHEIGNLYLLPKNDKDGSTLERDNVDTPKNAYLINHSCLHNSIALFTDLSHFISYNEHIRSGVHKCEWHYLVHTHGNFSS, from the coding sequence ATGGCAGTGGTTTTCCCCAAAGCTTCCAATATACTTAGAATGCAAAATTTTCAGGGATTTTCtacaaaaaaggtaaactcccctatatataaatactgctgcatatattatatagtatTACAAGAGGATGAAACCCCATTTGATACTCAAAAATTGTACAACCCGCTTATTGGGTATAAATATTTAGACGAAATTTTCGACATTTGTAATAATTACGCAGAAGGGTTGAACATAGAAATGATTAAACGGATGCACGAAATTGGTAATCTCTATCTTCTTCCTAAAAATGACAAAGACGGTTCCACACTAGAGAGAGATAATGTGGATACTCCAAAAAATGCGTACCTAATAAACCACAGCTGTTTACATAACAGTATTGCGCTTTTTACCGACTTATCACACTTTATATCTTATAATGAACACATTCGAAGCGGTGTCCATAAATGTGAGTGGCACTACTTAGTCCACACCCATGGCAACTTCTCCTCATAA
- a CDS encoding variable surface protein Vir12/24-related (encoded by transcript PVX_001615A), with the protein MHYYSFLLNFQEDKLKDLPLYRVYENLDRGLAHGEDWGDCSQLGSFNSEATTLCKKMARNLRELAGTHKINNRRDKCYYLQHWLYYKTRLLTSNMSSSNKYMIISRLREIAKRINAKVLDKIRCECYFLHENYWKIDKDLHDYFKNFDHIKCDSSDKEKCKKFIDYVTYINKLYKADKDYCCYGGLVDEDSCLPYFKCDPSYDPNDLLKNLKSAIGESHRIQVAKGGPAVDERASSRRYQNSYMSRGRNEEEHVAYINTHDHAHEGTDGFSHMIGTMGNMLRSNIVYRSIAAVTIVGILIFCFYYVKANPFGSKSNKRKRGKDEFLDSEEDAYEEEFPPNELDHSFGDSQMGSLHMNYYPSHDSYY; encoded by the exons ATGCATTATTACTCCTTTCTTCTTAACTTTCAGgaagataaattaaaagaccTACCTTTGTATAGGGTATATGAAAACTTAGACAGGGGATTAGCACATGGAGAGGATTGGGGCGACTGTAGCCAGTTGGGATCTTTTAATAGTGAAGCAACAACGTTATGCAAAAAGATGGCAAGGAATTTACGCGAATTAGCTGGTACgcataaaataaacaatcGCAGAGACAAATGCTATTATTTACAACACTggttatattataaaacgaGACTACTCACTTCAAATATGAGTTCAAGTAATAAATACATGATAATCAGTAGACTAAGAGAAATCGCAAAAAGGATTAATGCAAAAGTATTAGACAAAATCAGATGTGAatgttattttcttcatgAAAATTATTGGAAGATAGACAAAGATTTACATgattactttaaaaattttgatcaCATAAAATGCGATAGTTCTGATAAagaaaagtgtaaaaagttTATTGATTATGTTACATACATTAACAAGTTATACAAAGCTGATAAGGATTATTGCTGTTATGGTGGTTTGGTGGACGAAGATAGTTGTTTGCCCTATTTCAAATGTGATCCGAGTTACGACCCTAATGATctcttaaaaaatttgaaaagtgCAATAGGTGAATCACACAGGATTCAAGTGGCTAAAGGAGGACCTGCTGTAGATGAGCGCGCTTCGTCGAGAAGGTATCAAAACAGTTATATGTCTCGAGGGCGTAATGAAGAAGAGCATGTTGCCTACATAAACACGCATGACCATGCACACGAAGGTACAGATGGTTTTTCCCATATGATCGGAACGATGGGCAATATGTTAAGGTCAAATATTGTTTACCGCAGTATCGCAGCTGTTACGATAGTGGGAATACTCATATTCTGCTTCTACTACGTTAAG GCAAACCCTTTTGGATCAAAGTcgaataaaagaaaaaggggaaaagacgAATTTTTGGATAGTGAAGAAGATGCATACGAAGAGGAATTTCCACCAAATGAGTTAGATCACAGCTTTGGGGATAGTCAAATGGGATCATTacatatgaattattatccTTCACACGACTCTTACTATTAA